A window of the Gemmatimonadota bacterium genome harbors these coding sequences:
- a CDS encoding aminoglycoside phosphotransferase family protein, translating to MHELLKYLEDKGFQCVPRLLGVDDEYETLSYIEGEAGTRPWPEVLRTDDGIVQIAGFLKSYHRIVKDYIPSRTAEWCVPDLRWQPGLTIRHGDLGPWNTVWLDDVLQGVIDWDFAEPGETITDVAQLAWHTVPLRGDGFWPKAGFEEPPVLQKRLNVLCEAYGEFSPDGVIHALHDLQKTEISRISMLGRSGVKPWSTYLRRGDLKVASRERDWLRMEYRNLV from the coding sequence GTGCACGAACTGCTAAAGTATCTTGAAGACAAAGGTTTTCAATGCGTTCCTCGGTTACTTGGGGTAGACGACGAATATGAGACACTATCCTATATTGAAGGAGAAGCCGGAACCAGGCCATGGCCTGAAGTACTAAGGACTGACGATGGTATTGTACAGATAGCTGGATTTCTGAAGTCCTACCATCGCATAGTGAAAGACTACATCCCATCCCGAACAGCCGAGTGGTGTGTCCCGGACCTGCGATGGCAACCCGGGCTGACAATACGCCACGGTGATCTTGGCCCCTGGAATACCGTCTGGCTTGATGATGTGCTACAAGGAGTTATTGACTGGGATTTTGCTGAACCTGGCGAGACCATTACGGATGTCGCACAGCTCGCCTGGCATACTGTACCACTGCGTGGCGACGGTTTCTGGCCGAAAGCCGGTTTCGAGGAACCACCTGTATTACAGAAACGACTGAACGTGCTATGCGAGGCATACGGCGAATTCAGCCCGGATGGCGTGATTCATGCCCTCCACGATCTTCAGAAAACGGAAATCTCGAGGATATCGATGTTGGGGAGATCGGGTGTCAAACCCTGGAGTACTTACCTTCGTCGGGGAGACCTGAAAGTTGCGTCGCGAGAAAGAGACTGGTTAAGGATGGAGTACAGAAACCTGGTATAA